The Xenopus laevis strain J_2021 chromosome 7S, Xenopus_laevis_v10.1, whole genome shotgun sequence genome includes a window with the following:
- the LOC121396593 gene encoding probable G-protein coupled receptor 33: MSGVNMNTTTGTYKSIPTANLLSTVALLVTMLFGLVLNTLYLWVLRFRMRKCVNTTWFFHLILANVVFTFIIPFLAAYTVTHPHWILGSFLCKFINSLLSVCMYAFVFFLTVISLDRYSLVFHPVWYRAHMNNRCASAICISIWGLAILFSSPYFAFRQTRLLEDNTTTVCDNDYTLSGSIWQNSELHLRWIMFSFHLILGFLLPFAVITVCYVRIALRMKKGNLVRSTKPYKILFITVTSFFVAWFPYHLWYGMSIEEGRFHKSTLKILMVLTVSLICFNCCFTPVLYLFIAENFKKSLRKSILLLIESVFNETFNSLNRSFEDKSDVPSSSPEDERHQGGATRVHITLLT; this comes from the coding sequence ATGTCTGGGGTGAACATGAACACAACCACTGGAACCTACAAGTCAATCCCAACAGCCAATTTATTATCTACGGTGGCCTTACTTGTGACCATGCTGTTTGGACTGGTCTTGAACACTCTTTACCTCTGGGTCCTCAGATTCAGGATGCGCAAATGTGTCAACACCACTtggttttttcatttaattttagccAATGTTGTTTTTACATTCATAATACCATTCCTTGCAGCCTATACGGTAACTCACCCACACTGGATATTAGGATCCTTCCTGTGTAAATTCATTAATTCACTGctttctgtgtgtatgtatgcttTTGTATTCTTTCTCACGGTTATCAGCCTTGATCGTTACAGTTTAGTCTTCCACCCAGTCTGGTACAGAGCACACATGAATAATCGCTGTGCATCCGCCATCTGCATTTCTATTTGGGGGTTGGCCATTTTGTTTAGCTCCCCATATTTCGCATTCCGCCAGACACGCCTGCTGGAGGACAATACAACTACTGTTTGCGACAATGATTATACACTTTCTGGGTCAATTTGGCAAAACTCAGAATTGCACCTGAGATGGATCATGTTCAGCTTTCATCTAATATTGGGATTCCTACTGCCATTTGCTGTAATCACCGTTTGCTATGTCAGAATTGCTCTCAGGATGAAGAAGGGAAACCTGGTCAGATCAACTAAACCTTACAAAATTTTATTTATAACTGTGACATCTTTTTTTGTAGCCTGGTTTCCCTATCATTTATGGTATGGAATGAGTATTGAGGAGGGCAGATTCCATAAATCCACTCTGAAAATTCTGATGGTCCTTACAGTATCATTGATCTGTTTCAATTGTTGCTTCACTCCAGTACTTTACCTCTTTATTGCGGAGAACTTCAAGAAATCATTACGGAAGTCTATACTGTTGCTCATTGAGTCGGTATTTAATGAAACATTCAACTCATTGAACAGAAGTTTTGAAGACAAATCAGATGTTCCTTCCAGCTCTCCTGAAGATGAGAGACATCAGGGAGGAGCAACACGTGTTCACATCACCTTATTGACATAA